From the genome of Oceanispirochaeta sp. M1, one region includes:
- a CDS encoding polymer-forming cytoskeletal protein — protein sequence MAPSLKDIESISTILGNETVFKGTMKFTKPLKIDGKYEGRIESEGFLYIEEGAEVRADIQVGSIVIGGVVYGDIEASEKLEMLSTGQVIGNIRTAKLKIADGVRFEGKCDMISDPESIDVFSAPVTQLKQDHNEL from the coding sequence ATGGCACCATCTTTAAAGGATATTGAATCCATTTCAACAATTCTAGGAAATGAAACCGTCTTCAAAGGGACTATGAAGTTTACCAAACCCCTTAAAATTGATGGAAAATATGAAGGACGTATTGAATCAGAAGGTTTTCTCTATATTGAGGAAGGCGCAGAGGTACGTGCAGATATACAGGTTGGCTCCATTGTTATAGGCGGCGTTGTCTACGGTGATATTGAAGCCTCAGAAAAACTGGAAATGCTCTCAACAGGGCAGGTCATAGGTAATATCAGAACTGCCAAGCTTAAGATTGCAGACGGAGTCCGTTTTGAGGGAAAGTGCGATATGATTAGTGATCCCGAATCAATTGATGTTTTTTCAGCACCTGTCACCCAGCTCAAACAAGATCATAATGAGCTTTGA
- a CDS encoding HU family DNA-binding protein: MSEIKLTKAEIIEHIYDNSSISRKDIHNVIDSFFEEIKEALEDDRVVELRGFGTFEIRTRKGREKARNPKTGEIVPVESHGVTVFRPGKELKKLAWPLRK; this comes from the coding sequence ATGTCAGAAATAAAGCTAACAAAAGCTGAGATAATTGAGCATATTTATGACAATTCATCAATCAGCCGAAAAGATATTCACAATGTGATTGATTCTTTTTTTGAAGAAATAAAAGAAGCTCTGGAAGATGACAGAGTTGTTGAGCTTAGAGGATTCGGAACCTTTGAAATTCGGACCAGAAAAGGTCGGGAGAAAGCCAGAAACCCTAAAACCGGAGAAATCGTGCCTGTTGAAAGTCACGGTGTAACAGTTTTCAGGCCTGGTAAAGAACTGAAAAAACTGGCCTGGCCCCTGCGAAAGTAG